The Anaerolineales bacterium region AGCCTGCACGATCTACGGTAACGAATTCACGCAAAGCGTGTTAACCCTTGTGAATTCATCATTCCAAACTGGAGGAAGCGTATGTTGATGGAACGTATTATCGGCGCACTGACTTTCAAGCGCCAAGTCTATGCAGATGTTGAGAAGGACACCAGCTTCACCCCGACTGCCTGGGGCATTGCGGCCGTGGTTGGCCTGCTGAGCCAGTTGGGTTCTGCGGCCACCTTCGCTTATACCGAGGGCGGCCAGCTGGATATGACCAGCTGGATCCTGGGCGGCGTGGTGGGCGCGGCGGTCAGCGTGGCTGGCTTCGCGCTGGGCGCATTCATCATTTCCTGGCTGGGCAAGGCCCTCTTCAAAGCGGATGTCACGTTTGACGAGATGGTGCGCACCCTCGGCCTGGCCCAGATCTGGGGTTTGGCGGGTGTGCTGGGCGTGGTGGGCGCAGTGGTGCCCCTGCTGGGCTGCATCACCGCTCCGATCGCCTGCATTGCCGCCATTCTTGGCCTGGTCTCGTGGTTCATTGCCGCGCAGGAAGCGCTGGATCTGGACACCGGCCAGACGGCCATCACCGTCATCGTCGGCTGGATCGCCAGCTTCTTCGTCACCGGCTTCATCGGTGGCCTGGTGCTGGCCGCGGTCGGCCTGGCAGCCGGCGGCGGTTCCATGTTGATGGAGCAGCTGCGCCAGATCGCTCCGTAAGCGAATCGTTTCGAAAAAAGGCCCGTGCCTATGTACGGGCCTTTTTTTTTGCTCCCGTGAACCGTTAGGGGCGTACTGAGGTACGATGGACACAAAACGTCAAATTGAATTTACTCTGGCGATAGTGTGGGGACTGGGTTCTAAACAATAAAAAGGGACGATGCTACTCTTGCAGGATTACAATACTTGTATTAGGACCAGCTTCTTTCGTGCAAGTGGATCACTACTGAAACCTGGCTCAGGCTTAGTAAAATACAGGAAGCTGTTCTATCCCAAGTGGGGTAATCCCAAATTGGCGGTTTATTTTGACATTCGCAACTCAAAATAATCCCATTCCACCACCGACTCTAACTCCAAGCCAGGAAGATCTCTGTCGACGGCTAGACCAGGTCTATGAAGAAAGATTCCAGTCCGAGCGGAGAGCTTCGGGCATGTTTCGTGGCGCAATATATTTATCGAGACCAGAGTTGAGGAGTAACCCCGATTGGATGGCTCAAGCTGCTCATTCGCTTAGGGAAATAATAATGCCGATTTGGAGGGGAGAGGAAAGCAAAAGAACCCTGCTAAAGATGGCCGGCTCTGTTACAGCAGAGGATGACAGGATAATTCAGGAGGTTGGTCGGATATATGGATTTGTGACTAAATTGGCGCACCACGAAATAATCTGCTCTGTTCTGGAGTTTGAACAGCTTCTACTCGATTTTGAAAAAGCAATGCGCTATGCGCTTGCGAGACAGTTAGATATCCATTCCGAGATTGATGTTGTGGTGGGGCAGGGAGTATCAGATGAAGAAGCTTCTGCCACGAAGGCCAAAGAGCTAAGTAGGCTTATAAGCCTAAATCAGGACGCTCGCCACTATTTTTATGAAAAAGCTGATGAAGCCTGGTTGGATTGGCTGCATGCGCACGGCTTTTTTGCCTTTTTGAGTGAGGCGGCAGAAGACCCATCAATATACTCATTCATCACTCCTGAGCTGCATTACTTGACAAGGATGGCACAGGTTGACCCAGACAAAGTTGTGGGGGTAATCCTAGACACTACTATTTCATCGAAGACCTTGAACCCGGAAGTAGTTGATCGGTTTACACGAATAGCCAGTGATCTTCCAGGCGATAGCCTGGTTAGGTTAGTTGAGAAAATTCAAAATGAAGATTGGCCTGGTTTGATGCGCGATTTCAACCAGTGGGGCATGGACTATGGGAAAATGCTTGGAACTCTTCAACAGGCTGGACATTTCAAAGAACTTATTACCCTATCAAGTGCGGTGCTAAGCTTAAGAAGCAGGCCAGAAGTTGACCCTCAGGAGTATGTTCTTCGCAATGAGAGCCCATTCTCTATCCGCAATCACTCATACACAAATGTATTTTCGCACCTCGCAAGCCTTCCGCAAGAGTTTTGGGAAGAGGGGCTCTCATTGCTCCTCTCAACCCTATCCAAAATTATCCTATCCGTTGGGTCGGAAGAAGCTCAGGATGCGACATTTGCTGTTGGAGACGCATTCAGTCTCTATGATGTGGACATCTTCAGCCTAGAAGTGAGTGAGCAGTACCGAGATACCACTAGTCAAGATATCCAACAACTTTTAGCTGCCATTAAAGCTCTGTCTCTAAAACTTATTGCGGAGAATTGTGCAGACGCTTCTTTTGTAGGCGAATTTTTTTCTAAATACATCGAGTCTTTACCTGATAGTTTGGTCACATGGCGCTTAAGACTTTACCTTCTCACTCTTTGTCCTTTAGTTCTTCAGCGGCCACTAAAAGAAGCCCTGTTTCGAGTGTTTGAAACAGAAAGATATGGAGAACTAACTTATGGGGCTGAATACAAGACAACCCTTCAAATGGTTTTCCCATCCCTGAGTGATGAGGATAAGAGAGCCTACATCAGTAACCTAAGGGAATACTTCGGTCGGCCCGATGAAAATGAATACCGCAAAAGGGAGGGCTCGCAGATTGCCTCTCTAATTAGCGAACACCTCACGGATGAAGAAAAAGAAGTACTGGCGGGAGAAGATTTTAACATTGATCTTGAAGTTGTCCCTCGGCCAACCGTGGGTCAAATGCAAGTAGGGTGGGTTAGACATAGAGGACCGGTTGACTTGGAGCAACTAAAGGAAATCCCGTTAGAAGTGATCGTTGAGAATTTAAAGGGAGAGTGGTCTCCGCAAAGGTTGAGAGAACAAGATGTTGAGCAACATTTTCTCAGCCCATTAGATGCAGAAGGGTTAGGTGATGTATTAAAAGCAGATATTTCTTTGCGGCCATCTGAGTACTTAGCCCATGCGACGGAATTTTTAGGCGATGAAATAGATTTGCACTACGCATACTCATTATCTGCCGGCCTTGAAAAAGCTATTGAAAATTCCACTGAGCCATTTTCTGGGGAGGCATGGGGGCAGCTGTTTGACTTTTGTTTGGTCATTATTGGAGTAGCTCAAGCTCAGCCAATTGACCTTCATCAAGGTGAAGAGCGGGTTGGTGACGCACACCTCGTTAGATTGAGGGGAGTTCTTCATGGTATAGCAAGCCTATTACAAAAAGCGCTATCCGAGCAGGCACTTGCCTTGGGGCTCCGCTTAGAAGCTCATCGGTCGAAAGTCATTTCAATTATTGAGTACATCTTGGGTTACCCCAATCCTGTTCCCGAAGACGAACAAATTGATACTGCAATGATGACCGAGACTGTAGGAAGAGAACCACCTATGGTTAGTGACCCCCTGAATTTGGCGATCAATTCTATTAGAGGGAAAGCCTTTCGTTCCTTAGTTCAGTTCGTGGATATTGAACGGATGGGCTTTCCTGTTGAAGCAGCCTCAAAGCTATCTTCTGATATTAAAAATCTTTGTGAGGGTGTACTAGAGGAAGAGAACACTCGCGCGTTGATGTTTATGTTTGGACATTACCTGCCCACTTTCTTTTTCCTTGATAGAGAGTGGACGCTGGAAAGGGTAGGTCGTATTTTCCCTAGCGGAAGGTCTAGGCGTCTTTTGTTTCTAGCGGGATGGGAGGGTTATTTATATAACTCCCTTTATACGGAGATATTCAATACTCCTCAATTTCAAAAACTCTACAAACGAGGCGTGTATCTTGCGGATCTTCATTATCCACATCAAAAGCATTTTCAATCTCCCGAAGAAGGGCTGGGAGCGCATCTCGCTATCGCTTATCTCCATGAACTTCCTGAGGATGAGGCGGATATATTAGAAACCTTCTGGCGCTGTGGGTCCTTTGAAGCTCATCGAGCTTTCGTGAATAAGATTGGTCGTCTTTATGTGTCTGGCGGAAATTCTGAGATCGACGGTCTTATAAAAAATTCACCTGAGCTGCGGGAGAGAATAAAGAAAATTTGGAGAAGGCTTTTAGAGAACTATCCTAAGGATGAATTGTTCAAAGATTTTGGGTTTTGGACTAGTCTTGATAAAGGGATTTTTCAAGTATCTGAACTCGCTGAGTTATTATTTTTAACCCTGCGGAGGTCTGGGGGTCTGTTGGAGTGGGACATCGGTTTAATGAGTTGTCTACCTCGTCTAGCCTCTGAGAGTCCGGAGCAAACTTTAGAGGCAGTGCAGCTATTTCTGCTAGAAGGAAGCGTAAGGGTTGAAGAAAATAGAACGCACTTCTTACTTGATGACACATGGAAAGAGGTCTTTTCTCTCCTATACAACACTCCTTCAACAAGGGCGCAGACGGTTGAGCTAGTGGATACTTTGATTCATGAAGGGGGGAAGTTCTACTGGCCTTTGAAGGAATCGATATCTTGAAGCCGCTTGGCAATATGCTTTCAAAGCTTCGGAAGAGACGTCGCCGGCATGCAATCGTTCGGCGTTATTCCCAGAGCCGCCGCCATCTCCTGGAATCTGTCAGCAACAAAGGTAGGATTCAAAGATTCTCCATATCTGCAGGATCGTAATTCTTCAAGAGTCGGTATCCATTGGTGGCAAACAAAAGCCTGCCTCTCTCGTCTGCGCCAGAGAGAAACCCCAACTCAAGGGTATTCTTCGCAAGCCGACGGGGTTAGTCTCGTTCTTACCCAGACGGAGCAGGACAGCGTACGCTTTTCGGGGGAAGAGGGGAGTTTGGTTTCAAGCATGGGTGCAGACTGGTCAGGCCGCACGAATGGAATTCGCGCCCATTACAACCCCGACAATATACAAACCGTTCTTCAAGACCCGGGAGTGGTGCTGTAAAAAACATTAGGGCGCACTGCGGTTCGCCTTAACAATTATGCGGACTGCGCCAGCATGGCTTGCAAAGTCTCGGCGAACTGAGACTTGGGCACCGCCTTCGTCGCGCCGGCATGGCGGGCCGCCGCCAGGCGGCGCGGCTTCAGGTGCGAGCCGAACGCCAGCCAGGGGATGGCGGCGGTGGCGGCCTGCGCCTTGGCAGCGGGTAGCCAGTGCGGCCATGGCAGACCAGTGTTCAAGTCCAGCACCACCAGCGCGGTAGGTTGGGCGGCCAGGTGGGCGGTGAACTCGGCCTCAGTGAACGGCGTCTCCAGCCATTCGAAGCGGTAGCCGGCTGCCTTGGCGGCTGCTTCCACCTGCGGCATGAAGAACATATCGTTGCTGACGGCGAGGACGCGGGTGTTTTGACTCATCGTGTGACTATAATACCGCTCTGCCGATTATGCCCACCATCGTATTCATTGGCGATTCCATCACCGAGGGCGCGGCCGACCACGAGAGCGGCGGTTGGACACGCCGTCTGGCAGCTACGCTGCCCGCCGGCTGGGAGGCCGTACACGCTGGCGTGGGCGGCGACACCATCTTTCACATCCTCAACCGCCTGGAGCAGGACGCCCTCCTCTACAAGCCAGACATCCTGACCTTGGCGGTGGGCATCAACGATTCGCGCCGCTACAACGCCGGACGCTACGAGGTTAAGCTAGAGGACTTTGAACGCGGGCTGGCCGAATTTGCTAGCCGCATGGCCGGCCGCGATGCCCGCATCCTTATCGTTGGCCTGACGCCGGTGGACGAGCCGCGCACCCTGCCCATCGCCGAAGACCTGCACTACACCCAGATCGCCGCCAGCGACTACGACGCCGCCCTGCGCCGCTTTGCGGCGCAGCACGGCTATGGCTACGTGGCACTCCAGCCCGCCTTCGAGGCCGCCGGCGGCCCAGCCCAGCTGACCTCAGACGGGCTGCACCCCACCCCGGCCGGGCACGAGCTCATTGCCCAGGCGGTGCGCGCCCAACTGGAAGGCTGGCTGTGATGGCAAAACTGCTCCCGCCCGAGCTCATCATCAGCAAACAACAGGCGCGCCGCTACCTGGTGAGTTACCACCGCCTCGCCCCGCCGCGTTCACTGGCGGGCAAAGCCGGCGCGCTGCAGTTCGTCCGCCAGGTCAACTGCATCCAGTACGATCCCATCAACATCGTGGGCCAGAACCCGCACCTGGTACTGCAATCCCGCGTGCGCAACTACAAGCCGCACGTGCTCGACGAGCTGCTGTATGCCGACCGAAGCCTGGTGGACGGCTTCGACAAGGTCATGTCGATCTACCCCACCGAGGACTGGCCCTTCTTCGGAGCTTACCGCGAGCGGATGGGCCAGCGCTACAAGCAGGCCAGCAGCACACAGAAGGCGGCCAAACTGCTGGACTGGGTGCGCAGCGAGGTCAAGACCCGCGGGCCGCTCTCATCGCTGGAGCTGGAAGACGACACCAAGATGGATTGGTGGCTGGCCAACTCGGCCCGGGCAGCCCGTATTGCGCTGGATATTCTGTTCTACAGCGGCGAACTGGTGGTGCACCACCGCGTCGGCACACGCCGCTATTTCGAATACGCCCACCGCACGCTGGACAAGAAGCTGCTCGCCAAGGCTGACCCGCACGGCAGCCTGGAGGCCTACCGCGAGTGGCACGTCATGCGCCGCCTCGAGAGCATGGGCATGGCCCGCCCGATAGGCAATGACCACTGGGTGGGTGTCAACCGCCAGGGTTCGCTGCAACCCTCGTTTGCACGCCTGCTTGGCCGCGAGCAGGTGGCCCGCGTGGGCGTTGAGGGCATCAAGGGCCAGGAGTTCTACGTTCCCCGGGCGCAGCTGGCGGCCCTGCAGGCGCCGGCGCGCAAAAGCAAGGCTCAGGCCGCCTTCATCGCCCCACTGGACAATTTCCTATGGGATCGCACGATGATCGAGCACATTTTTGATTTCTTCTATCGCTGGGAAGTGTATGTGCCCGAACCGAAACGCCAATATGGCTACTACGTGCTGCCGGTGCTGTATGGTGACGAGTTGATCGCCCGCCTGGACCCCGGTTTCGTGCGTGACAGCAAGACCTTCCTGATCAAGAATTGGTGGTGGCAGCCCCGCGCGCCGCGCAAGGACGAGGCCGCCATTGATGCACTGGCTGAATGCGTGCGCCAGTTCGCCAGATATCTGGGCGCGCAGGCGGTGCAAATTGGCCCGCTCGCCAAACGCGATACAAGCCTCAAGCAAATTGTGAAACTAGCCCAAAGTTAGGGAAGGTCCGGCAGCGCGGCCGGCTCGGCGACCCGGGTCAGCTGGCCGGGCGCGGCGCCCACCTGCCACAGCGCCAGCTGGGCAGGCCAGCGCGCCCCGCCCGCAAAATCCAGCGGGCCGAAGGGCGCAGCTTGCAGCGCCTGCGCCACCGCTGCCGGCGTCAGCGCCTGCGGGCCACCGCCAGCATCCAGGGCGCGGGCCAGCGCATCCTCGGCCAGTGCCAAGGCCGCGTGCATGTGCAGTTGTTCCCAGTTCTGCGGCGTATAGTCCCAGGCCGAGACGATGTACAGCCCCTCGGCGAAAGCCGGGTCGGCCAGGTAGGTGTATAGCACCGGCTCATAGGCCGCCGCCGGCGTGGCCACCACTACGCGGCTGCGCACGCCCAGGTGGGAGAGAGCATTGAGCACTTGGGCCAGCCCATATGAATCAGCATTCACAAAGATCAGGTTGGCGTGCTCGTCCCGTAGCGCAAAGAGGGAATCGTAGACATTGAGGTCGTGGCGCGGCTCGTATTCAGCCTGGTACACCAGCTCGATGCGCTGCTCCTCTGCGTAGGCGGCCAGCTCATCGCTGACCGCGATGCCGGCGTAGGCCTCAGGCCAGTTGAGCACCGCCAGGCGCAGGGTGCTGCTGGCGCCGGTCGGCTTGACCGTGCCCCAATTCGTTTTAAGCGTGCGCAGCAGGTAAGCCAGCGCCTGGCTGGGCGGCGGTTCGATGCCGTACAACCCGCCGCGCCGCTCAGCCAGTGCCCCCAGTGCAATCGCCGGCGTGCGGCGTTGGGTCAGCAGCTCGGCCAGGGCGGCTTCGCTGGCTGCATCGCACAGCACCGCCAGCGGCGCGCCCGATGCAGCCAGCGCATCCCCGGCCAGCTCGGCCGGGTCTTCGGCCGCGCCGATGTCAGTGACCTGCAGGGCCATCTGCGCGCCCTGGATGCCGCCGGCCGCGTTGTGTGCAGCCACCGCCGCCTCAAAGGCGGCGGCGCGGGCCGCGGCCAGTTCGCCCAGCGGGCTGCTTTGCGTGCAGAACAAATGGATGGGGATGCTTTCGCCGCTCAGCGCTGGCGGCTGGGTGGCGGTTGGCTCTAGCTCCGCTTGCGGGGTGGGCGTATAGGTGGGCGCCAGCTGGCCGTACAAGCTGGAGAAGGCAAAGGGGGTATTAGTCGGCAGCCTCACCGGGGTTGCGAGCGAGACGGCGGGCAGCGGCTGGCAGGCGGCCAGCGCCGCGGCTAGGCAGGTGAATACAAGGACGGCGCGGCGGGCTTGGAACATCAGCCGCCGAACAGCTCGTCGGTCTTGGCAGCCATCACAAAATCATTGTTGTGCAAACCATTGATCTTGTGCGTCCACCAGTCCACCCGCACCCGGCCCCACTCGGTGCGCAGCACCGGGTGGTGGCCCTCGGCCTCGGCCAGCTCACCCACCTGTTGGGTGAAGGCCAGCGCGCCGGCAAAATCATCAAAGCGGAAGGTGCGGCGCAGGCGGGGCACATTGGCCACGGTGACGGTTTGCCACTCGGGCACCTGCGGCAGCATGCGGTCGATCTCAGGCTGGCTCAGGCTGGGCTCATCGCCACGGCAGGGAACGCAGGCTTGTTGCGTCAGAGGCGTAGTAGCGCTCATGAGATGATTATAATGTTCAGGCAACGCGCCAAGCTTAGACTGACCTAAGCATGGCCCGCGCGCCGGTAGCAGCGCACCCGGCTTATCAAAACTGCGGCGAGAACTGCGCGTTCTCATTTCTTTTGCACGCGCACTCGCCGCCAAGGAGCAGGATGGCAAAGAAACAAACAGTGGAAACGATCTCGCGTGCCGCGGTGGTGGTGATCGCCGCCTACATCGCCGCGCAGATGCTCTCGGACGTGGCCAGCGTCAAGATCGGCGTGCTGACATTGCCGGCCCTCGGCAGCCTGGCGGTGGATATGGGCACCTTCATTTACCCCATCACCTTCACCCTGCGCGATCTGGTGCACAAGCTGCTCGGCCGCCAGGCGGCCCGCACGCTGGTGGTGGCGGCCGGCGCCATCAACCTGGTGATGGCGGCCTACCTGGTGTGGGCGGCCAACTTCCCCAGCGACGCCAGCTGGGGGCTGGGCGCCGAGTTTGCCGCCGTGCTGGCGCCGGTGTGGCGCATCACCCTGGCCTCCATCGCCGCCGAAGTGGTGAGCGAGCTGCTGGATACGGAGCTCTATCATCTGTTCGTGACGCGCGTCACGCGCCGCTACCAGTGGGCGCGGGTGCTGGTGAGCAACAGCCTCAGCGTACCGGTGGACAATGTCATCTTTGCCGTGGGCGCCTTTGGCGGGCTGCTGCCGTGGGCGACGGTATGGGGCATCTTTGTGGTCAATCTGCTGGTGAAGTACGCGGTGACGCTGGTGAGCCTGCCGCTGATCTATGTGGTGCCGGAGCGGCGCATTAGAAAATAAAACCCGCTGTGCTACCCAGCGTAGCTGGACTTGCAGCGGGAGTTTTGAACCCAAAGGGTCAAGCTGGTCTCGCTCCGAAAGCCCGCGGAAGAACACGCGGTTTACTGCGACTGTTCTGGAAGCCGAGCCCGATCTGCTTGTGTTGGTTCAAAAGCTGAAGGCTGCAAGCCCAGCTTTACGGCAGCACAGCGGGTTACTTCTCTTATAGCACGCCAAGATTAAAGAACGACCATTCTCTAACCTTACAGGTGGGTTATTAATGGCTCCACACTAGGCAATTCGTGCATCCCGAGCGCAGCGAGGGATCCTTGCTTACGTATGAGTAACTCAGGCTCTACATAAAAGATGCGCCAGCAAGGATTCTTCCCTGAGCCGAGCTTCGGCGATTCGGGTGCAGGTTTATAAAGCCGGTCAGAATGACACATAGGTGGATAAAAAAAGGCCGAGCGAACGCTCGGCCTTTTTTTTTAGTCTTTCTTCTTGGGCATATCCACCTTGATGTGCAGCTCTTTGAGCTGGCGCTCTTCGGTGGGCGACGGGGCGTCCGCCATCACATCGCGGGCGGCCTGGTTCTTGGGGAAAGCGATGACCTCGCGGATGCTCTCTTCATCGGCCAGGATCATGGCCAGGCGGTCAATGCCGGAGGCGATGCCGCCGTGCGGCGGCGCGCCGTACTCGAAGGCTTCCAGCATGTGGCCAAAACGCTCCTGCGCCACGTCCTCGCTCAAGCCGATCAGCTTGAAGATGCGCGATTGCAACGCGCGGTCGTGGATGCGGATCGAGCCGCCGGCCACCTCGGTGTTGTTGAGCACCATGTCGTACTGCGTGCCGCGCATGTTGGCGGGGTCCTTCTCGATCAGGTCAATGTCATCCGGCATTGGGGAAGTGAACAGATGCTGGCTGGGGTCCCAGCGCTGCTCCTCCTCGTTCCAGAAGGCGAAGGGGAAGTCGATGACCCAGCAGAACGCCAGCAGATCCGGATCGGCCAGTTTGAGCTGCTCTGCCAGGTGCACGCGCAGGCGGCCCAGGGTGTCGTACACCACGGCCGGCTGGTCAGCCACGAACAGCAGCAGGTCGCCCGGCTCGGCGCTCATGGCCTGCTTGAGCGCGGCCAGCCCTTCGGGGCTCAGGAACTTGACGAAAGACGAACGGTCCTCGCCCTCGGCGGCTACGGCCAGCCAGGCCAGGCCCTTGGCCTTGAACTGCTTGACGTAGTCGGTCAGCGCGTCGATCTCTTTGCGGCTGGCGCTGCCCATGCCCTTGGCGTTGATGCCGCGCACATGGCCGCCGGCAGCCACGGCGTCTTCAAAGACTTTGAAGCCGCTGCCCGCGGCCCAGGCGGTGAGGTCTTGCAGTTCCATGCCGTAGCGCATGTCTGGGTTGTCTTTGCCGAAGCGCGCCATGGCCTCTTTGTAATGCAAGCGCGGCCAGGGCTCAGACAGCAGGCGCTTGTTAGGCACCAGCTCTTTGACCATGGCGGTATA contains the following coding sequences:
- a CDS encoding ABC transporter substrate-binding protein, whose translation is MFQARRAVLVFTCLAAALAACQPLPAVSLATPVRLPTNTPFAFSSLYGQLAPTYTPTPQAELEPTATQPPALSGESIPIHLFCTQSSPLGELAAARAAAFEAAVAAHNAAGGIQGAQMALQVTDIGAAEDPAELAGDALAASGAPLAVLCDAASEAALAELLTQRRTPAIALGALAERRGGLYGIEPPPSQALAYLLRTLKTNWGTVKPTGASSTLRLAVLNWPEAYAGIAVSDELAAYAEEQRIELVYQAEYEPRHDLNVYDSLFALRDEHANLIFVNADSYGLAQVLNALSHLGVRSRVVVATPAAAYEPVLYTYLADPAFAEGLYIVSAWDYTPQNWEQLHMHAALALAEDALARALDAGGGPQALTPAAVAQALQAAPFGPLDFAGGARWPAQLALWQVGAAPGQLTRVAEPAALPDLP
- the aspS gene encoding aspartate--tRNA ligase: MYKTHTCGELRAEHSGQTVTLAGWVHRRRDHGGLTFIDLRDRFGLVQIVTDPEKAPEAHAAFEPVRSEWVLQVTGVVRARPEGMQNAELATGQIEVAVTELKVLNQAKPVPFAINKDEEVDENARLKYRYLDLRRERMQRNIVLRHKIVKFIRDYMDKEDFLEIETPILFKTTPEGARDYLVPSRVHAGEFYALPQSPQQLKQLLMVAGMERYFQIARCFRDEDLRGDRQPEFTQLDIEMSFVQREDVMDLMERMYTAMVKELVPNKRLLSEPWPRLHYKEAMARFGKDNPDMRYGMELQDLTAWAAGSGFKVFEDAVAAGGHVRGINAKGMGSASRKEIDALTDYVKQFKAKGLAWLAVAAEGEDRSSFVKFLSPEGLAALKQAMSAEPGDLLLFVADQPAVVYDTLGRLRVHLAEQLKLADPDLLAFCWVIDFPFAFWNEEEQRWDPSQHLFTSPMPDDIDLIEKDPANMRGTQYDMVLNNTEVAGGSIRIHDRALQSRIFKLIGLSEDVAQERFGHMLEAFEYGAPPHGGIASGIDRLAMILADEESIREVIAFPKNQAARDVMADAPSPTEERQLKELHIKVDMPKKKD
- a CDS encoding 4a-hydroxytetrahydrobiopterin dehydratase, yielding MSATTPLTQQACVPCRGDEPSLSQPEIDRMLPQVPEWQTVTVANVPRLRRTFRFDDFAGALAFTQQVGELAEAEGHHPVLRTEWGRVRVDWWTHKINGLHNNDFVMAAKTDELFGG
- a CDS encoding queuosine precursor transporter yields the protein MAKKQTVETISRAAVVVIAAYIAAQMLSDVASVKIGVLTLPALGSLAVDMGTFIYPITFTLRDLVHKLLGRQAARTLVVAAGAINLVMAAYLVWAANFPSDASWGLGAEFAAVLAPVWRITLASIAAEVVSELLDTELYHLFVTRVTRRYQWARVLVSNSLSVPVDNVIFAVGAFGGLLPWATVWGIFVVNLLVKYAVTLVSLPLIYVVPERRIRK
- a CDS encoding YcaQ family DNA glycosylase — translated: MAKLLPPELIISKQQARRYLVSYHRLAPPRSLAGKAGALQFVRQVNCIQYDPINIVGQNPHLVLQSRVRNYKPHVLDELLYADRSLVDGFDKVMSIYPTEDWPFFGAYRERMGQRYKQASSTQKAAKLLDWVRSEVKTRGPLSSLELEDDTKMDWWLANSARAARIALDILFYSGELVVHHRVGTRRYFEYAHRTLDKKLLAKADPHGSLEAYREWHVMRRLESMGMARPIGNDHWVGVNRQGSLQPSFARLLGREQVARVGVEGIKGQEFYVPRAQLAALQAPARKSKAQAAFIAPLDNFLWDRTMIEHIFDFFYRWEVYVPEPKRQYGYYVLPVLYGDELIARLDPGFVRDSKTFLIKNWWWQPRAPRKDEAAIDALAECVRQFARYLGAQAVQIGPLAKRDTSLKQIVKLAQS